In Glycine soja cultivar W05 chromosome 10, ASM419377v2, whole genome shotgun sequence, the genomic stretch gTCTAAACTTTCTATCTCATTTTCTCGCTTGTCTTGTATATTTATTGATGAAGTCTAGCATGGTCCTGTAAAGGAAGTGCTTTTTTGTGGTCCAGTAATTTTCACATGGTATAATgggtttttgttaatttattttatatattttttcaaataaaaaagtgtACTGCCAAGAATACCCCCTTTTAAAACTTTTAGATGACAATTATGGTAATTCCCAAATTGGATCCTTCAATTACAGGGATTGGTGGACATTGGAGGTAGCTATTTTATGGCTTGGGTTTGGATCCAATGATTGGGTTGATTGAGTTGGTGGTTTATGTTGTCCCGGGTTAGATGTTTCTTCGCGTTGTCCACGGGAGATCTTGATTGGTGCTATAGAAGATGGATGTCCTATGAGTGGGTCATGAACGTGGATGTGCCATCTGAGTAAAGAATGAACGTGGTTGTGTCCCTTGATCGAGGTGGTGGTTCCCTTCTACTTCCCTAGTATTGAAGTCATTTCATCTAGGTTGTTAAAGTACGGGTATGTTGTTTAGATTCATTGAactattaaaaactataatctTAAGGTAATGTTTGGTTGAATGTGATTAATTGTTAATTGTTTTCAAAGGTTAGAATGTATATTAGCTTTTTTGTAGAATGTATTGTTGACAACAAGTGatatttttgttggaaaatgaATGTTAGGGGATAGTAAATATGCAATGAAGCTTAATGTGCTTTTTGTGTTTTGCCTTATTTAGAAATGGATATCCATGATGATCGTAGTGGTGAAGATAACGAGGTTGCTCGTGGCATTGAGGATGCTAGTCATTTGGATGGTgcatttgaagaaaaagttagtGAGAAGAtagttattaatattttgtaggATATAGTAAACATTAACTTGACAAATATTGATAGTAATGATGTGAAAaggtttgattttgttgatttgtCTGTGGCATACTTGTTTTATTACTGGTATGGCAGAGCAAATGGTTTTGTGTGCAAAAGCAAGGTGCTTAGAAACTGCAAAGGTGAAACAACGCAACAAAATTTTCTTTGCTATAGGGAAGGAGTTAAAGACTATAGGGATATAACCATTGAAATGCAAAAACGCGAGGAAAAAAATGATACAAGATGTGATTGTAAGGCAAAGTTTTGTGCTCATATTAATTATGTAACTAGGAGATGGTATCTTTCTAAATGGATTAACGATCATAGCCATGAActattggaggaaaatttttgtgctatgCTGTTAGCATACAGGAAGTTGAGTGTTTCAAATACTATGCAAATTGATCATTTTACACATGTTGGGATCAAACCTGCACAAATTCTTAGATTGTTTGCTTGTATTGCAGGTGGATATGACAAAGTTCGATATAGAATTTAAGACTCAGGTTTAAGTGGTGGATGGACATGATCTAAAACTCAGATGAAACTACAATGATGACACATAgtaatcatcataatcattaagTAGTAgtttatttatgttgtgaaaggtacacattctTAGGAATATTAATATGACCTAAGGTTCAGGCTTCACTAGAAGCAGCTAGGCATCATATATATACCATTCATACCCCAAATTTCCCTTTACCACTATTATTCAAATTTGAATGCAATTCAATTTAtggatatattataatataattcacTATAGACCAAAAGCAGCTAGGCATATACGGTGCATGCAGTGAAACAATGTTCAGAAGGGAAATAACTTCTAGATAGTAAATAACTTTCTTGCCAATTCTAAAGAAAATAAAGGCCGTTGAACAAAAACCAAAGTTCTTGAtggaattatttttatttttcttccatgaTATGATCTcgtgaaaaaaacaaaaggcaaTAAGCATCGTCAACTAAATTCTCGATGAAATTTATTGGAAAAGACATATTTATATCAAGAATACCAAAAAACACAACCTTCAATAATCATACcacaaaatttttgaaaaaaaaattgctttacTCACCTCTTGACCTAAGTAATTTGAGTTCTTtgttatgtttcttcttttctatCAATTACTTCATCATAATTTCTCtaatttcttccttcttctcagTCCTTGAGCAACCCACTAATGCCAAGTGAGATTGTTTATTTGTGTGATACTAGGACAATGAATTGTTTATCCTTATATAAGAATTATACGTAATTTGAGATTATATCTTTTTGAGATTTAATTTGTTTAGCCAACTTgtttatctcttatttttattatctttacttattattatctttaatcaatctaatatattattatactaacatttttttcaaaaaaaattaacaatctaatatattaaaatgatttaatttatcttttcctttactaaaaaatatatttaaataatttttatctaaataattattgGATTATTTGTTGAATGTTACACCAACACTCCATCCAGAACAATGATCCACACTATGCATAAAGGGAGCGCAAATCGCAACCACACTCCCACATCAATTATGAATAACTGATATCGCTAAAATGACTCATCATACCCCCCATAAAAAATCACCCAATGACCTATAGTGCGAAAGCACATAACGATAAATCTCCCACATTCCACTACCATTGGAGAATCAATGACCCAAGATCTTTGCAGTCATCAAAACCACAACACCATAAGCTAAACTAGTTCACggttaatttaatcttttcacAGAACAATTAACTTAATAACATTTCTTACATTAGTAAATTAAACAAGGGTAATTTTGTTAACAAAACAAGGCTATTTGTGTAAAATTGTCTCTAACATTATAataattcaaaagaaaatatatctcAAAATAGGTAAATGGTCACAAATCTCATATGTCCAATATAATACAATATTGTTGAAGCTGCTTGGAGttagttaaaatcaattcaattcttGATGAGTTGTATCTGAAATAGTTAGTTTGTTTTCCTGTTATTTTCTGTTAGAAGGACCAAATCTGCAAGTTAGCTTTGTAGGATAAGTGTAGAGTGGTTCCTGTGTTGGttgtataaaaaatgaaaccagTTTGTTCTATGGATTTATGTGATCAATTTTCAGTTTCATGATTAGTTCCCTTATTTCATTCTCTTCCTcactctctttctcttcctatctTGTCTTCATCATCATTCAAGACTCAACTTCATTTATCACGTTTCTGGTTTAAGGGTGCAGTAAGCAATTGGGTTTGACAgtggtatcaagagcttcaAGTGCCATCGATCCTGGGAGAGTCTTGTTTGGTTTCAGTGTGGGATCCTCGAAGCTTCTTTGTTGCAGAGATGAATGGGAACGGGTTTCCAGCGCATTTGCCAATCCTTGACGACAAGAACTACAATGCATGGTGCATTCAAATGAAGGTCATCTTTGGAATGCAGTATGTTCTTGAGTATGTTACGAGTGGACTTCAAGAATTGGAGAAAGATGCAAGGGAAGCACAAAAGAGTATGTTCagagaatccaagaaaatggaTTGTAAGGCTCTTTTCTTTATTCACTAGTGTGTGGATCCTCAAAACTTTGCCAAGATTGCTTGAGCTACATCTGCTAAGCAAGCTTGGGACATTCTTGCAAATGCCTATGTTGGTTTTGATAAGTTGAAAAGAATCAAGATGCAAACTTTGAAGCAGCAATTCGAGCTTCTACAGATGAATGAGAAGGAAGGTATAGTCGAATACctaaatcgtgtgcaaaatctATCAAATCAGATGATGGCTTGTGGTGAAACCTTGAAGGATCAAGATCTTGTAGAAAAGGTTTTAAGAACCTCAAGTCCAAGATTTGATTATGTGGTTGCTGCAATAAAAGAATCTGAGGACTTTGCAAAAATGAAATTGGATGAGCTTCAATGCTCTCTTGAAGCACACGAGCAaagaatcaaagagaaggaaacaGATAGGTCATCTGAACAGGCCTTACTTGCTCAGAGTGGAAAAAGATTCAAAAATGGCTCAGGCAGTAGTAAAGGGAAGGCTAAACCAAAAAACCATAAATCGAAAGGAACAAGAGATGATGGCACTGATGATTCAAGTATTGATGAATCCAACCAGGATGATGGTGGGTCACAATTAAGGCAAAAGGGCTTTCAGAATAGTGGTAAGAGTGGTAACTCCAGAAGAAAACATATTCAATGTTGGTACTGTAGAGAATGGGGTCATTTTGCAACTCAGTGCAAAATCAGGAAGACACAAAAGACAAGAGATGATCAAGCACAACTAGCTTAGGAGAGTGACTCAGAAGATGATCAAGTCCTTTTGATGGTGACAAATGATTCGGACAAGGCTACCAACAATGAATGGTACTTGGATACAGGGTGCTCAAATCACATGAGTGGGAGGAAGGACTGGCTAATTTATCTGGATGAATCTGTGAAGAAAAATGACAGGTTTACAGATAACAGTACAGTCAAGGCAGAAGGTCTTGGGAGGGTATTGATTCACAAAAAAAGATGGTAAAAGGTCTTCAATCAATGAAGTTCTCTATGTACTACCATGCATATCAACTTGTTGAGTTTGGGACAGTTGCTTGAGAAGGGATACAAGACAATGCTTGAGGACCAccatataaagatttttttatcagaaGGGTAGGATGATTATCAAGGCACCAATGTCAAGCAACAGGACCTTTAAGATTGAAATACAGGTTCAGCAAGATCAAGAGTGTCTCTCAGCCATTGAAGACTCTAAAAGTTGGCTTTGGCACAAGAGGTATGGCCATTTGAACTTTAAAAGACTTAGAATGATGAGTAATACTAAAATTGTTATTGGAATGGCTAATATACAGCAGCCAAGAAAAGTCTGTGACAGTTGTTGTGAATCCAAACAACCAAGGAAATCCTATAATACTGAACTACCAACTAAGTCTTTAGCAGTTTTGAATTTGGTCTATTCTGATGTGTGTGGCCCTTTTGAGAAAGTCTATCTAGGGGGTAGCTCATATTTTGTgtcctttatagatgattagtCAAGAAAGCTGTGGATCTACTTGCTAAGTAGGAAGAGTGAAGTGCTTCTCACCTTCAAAAGATTTAAGGTGATGGTAGAAACACAAAGTGGAAACAGGATTCAGAAACTTAGATCAGATGGTGGTGGTGAATACACATCACATGAATTCAGGAAGTTCTGTGAGGATGAGGGTATCATTCATGAGATCACCCCTCCATATACACCACAACACAATGGTGTATTTGAGAGACTCAATAGAACCATAGTCAACATGACCAGGTGTATGCTAAGGAATTTTCACTTACCAAAGGAGTTTTGGGGTGGGGCAGTGTCAACAGCAGCCTATCTGCTCAACAGATGTTCAACAAAGAGGCTAGAGAATGTGACACCTGAAGAAACTTGGAGTGGAAGTAAGCCCTGTGTTAAGcacctaagagtgtttggatgcttgtgtttcaaacatgttccAGATCAGTTGAGAAGAAAGCTGGACAAGAAGGGTGAACAGATGATTATGCTGGGCTATCATGGTACTAGTGGGTACATACTTTGTGATTGTAGCTCAAAGAAAGTGGTGATCAGTAGTGATGTGATTTTTTATGAAAGTAGAAGCCTGAATTGGGAAAACACTACTAATGATACTAACTCAAAGCAGAAGGAACTCAAGATTGAAGTTGATGAGCTAGCTTCAGAATTAGCCAGTGACTATGAAACTCCAGATCATGAGACACTGGTTCATATTGACCAAAACCAAGAGGGGACAGAAGAAAATAGGCCTAAAAGAACCAGGGTTCCTTCATCAAGACTTCAGGGTTTTGAAGTACACACTGATGACACTATTATTGATGATGGTGAACTCCTACCTAGTGAAGTAGTGCATGTTGCACTGTTTGCTGATGTGAAGCCTCTTTTCTTTGCACAAGCCATCAAGGAAAGAAAATGGGTAGAAGCAATGAAGGAAGAGCTGCAGTCAATTGAAAGGAATGGGACTTGGGAGTTAGTCAAACTTCCAAAAGGAAAGAAGTCCATAGGTGTTAAGTGAGTATACAAGATCAAACATAAGCCAAATGGGGATGTAGCTAAGTACAAGGCTAGGCTAGTGGAAAAAGGTTTTCTTCATAAAAAGGGAATTAACTACAATGAAGTTTTTGCTCTTGTTGCAAGATTGGAGACAGTGAGGATGATTGTAGCTGTTGCCAGTAACAGAGGTTGGCCcatgtaccagatggatgtcaAATCGGCTTTCTTAAATGGATACCTAGAAGAAAAGGTTTACATACTACAACCACCAGGTTTTGAAAAGGAGAAGCATGAAGATAAGGTTTACTCGCTCAAAAAAGCCCTTTATGGCTTAAAACAATCACCAAGAGCCTGGAACATGAGGATTGATGGAGTCTTAGCCAAACAAAAGTTCAACAAATGTAAAACTGAGCATGGTGTGTATGTAAGGGCTAATTGTCCAACCAATCTATTGCTAGTTTGTCTATATATTGATGATCTACTTGTGACTGGTAGTAGTGAAAAAGAGATTCAAGCCTTCAAGTAGTTCATGATGACTGAGTTTGAGATGACTGATTTAGGAAAACTATCACATTTCCTTGGACTAGAATTTAATCAAGTCCAGAAGGGAATGTTCATGCACCAAAGTAGATATGCACTGGAGGTTTTTAAGAAATTTGGCATGTTGAACTGCAATCCTTCTTCCACACCAGCTGAACTAGGACTTAAGCTCGAGAAGGACCCTGAAGAGGAACTTGTTGATGCAACTGAGTTCAGAAAATTGGTTGGATCTTTGAGGTACTTATGCAATAGTAGACCTGCTATCTACTTTGCAGTAAGTTTGATCAGTAGGTTCATGAAAAAGCCTAGAGTTTCACACATGCAAGCAGCCAAAAGAGTGCTTAGGTTTATTAAAGGGACAATTGAAAATGGTGTGTTGTTCCCTTTTGAAGTTAAATCAGGTGAATCAGATATGTTTAGTTACACAGATTTTGATTGGAAAAGAGATCCAGAATAGAAGAAGACTACTAGAGGGTATCTATTCATGTACCATGATGCACCAGTGGCTTGGAGCTCAAGGAAGCAGGATGTGGTAGCCTTGTCCACTTTTGAAGCTGGGTATGTGGCAGCATCACTTGGTGCATGTCAAGCAGTATGGATGATGAACTTGCTCAAGGAATTTAAGCTTAGGGAGAGGAAACTTGTCTTCTTGTTGATTGACAACAAATCTACAATCAACTTGACCAAGCACCCTAATTTGCATGGCAGAAGCAAACATATTGAGCTTAGGTTTCAATATATCAGAGGCCAAGTTTCAAAAAGGAATGTAGATGTGGAATACTGTCAAGCAGAAGAACAACAAGTAGATTTGTTGACAAAGCTAGTCCAAGTCTTAAGGTTCAAGCAGATTTTAATAGACTGATCAATAGCTTGAAGGATCTGAATTGAGGGAGAGTGTTAAAGCTGCTTGGAGttagttaaaatcaattcagtTCTTAATAAGTTGTATCTGAAGTAGTTAGtttgtttttctgttattttctgtTAGAAGGACCAAATCTGCAAGTTAGCTTTGTAGGATAAGTGTAGAGTGGTTCCTGTGTTGgctatataaaaaatgaaaccagTTTGTTCTATGGATTTGTGTGATCAATTTTCAGTTTCATGATTAGTTCCCttgtttcattttcttcctcactctctttctcttcctcttcctttctTGTCTTCATCATCATTCAAGACTTAACTTCATTTATCACGTTTCTGGTTTGAGGGTGCAGTAAGCAATTGGGTTTGACAAATATATCTGATGGTAAATAACAAACTAGACCATTAAAGATCACTGCATTTATAGGACCATGCTAGCCACCATCATCTTTATTTATGCATTtgtctttatatttatatatatatttatatatatatatatatatatatatatatatgataattgatattttttattaaatttattttttaaataaattgtctCCACTAAATTGGGATTCTAGATCACGACAAAAAACAATGTAGAGTAATATCTTCCACAAGGTCTAGTTTCCAAATAAATTACTAAAAGAGGAGCTGAGAGCATAACAAATtactccaacaacaaatgaaataaaacataCAAATCTCCATACCTTTGGCTGCTACAACCAACTCGAAATTTCAATGAGCATGATTAGCATCTTGTTGTTCTTTCACATCAAGAGCAAGTTAAGTTTGCATTCACATATGCAGAAGTGATGGCCACTAGTTTAATTTATGACTCGGGATAAACTATTCACTTGTTGGTagaaatttcaaggaaatgggAACATAAAGCtccatatttatattatatttgggaaaatgtgtatatttttcttgtttttcacTTATGCTATTTCCCGTCCTTCTTCACATATCCCTCCAACgtaataactaaattaaaaatcatataactttcattgttttttttataggcaaaGCCAAACCTAATGTATTAATATTGCACAAAATGTGCTAAACAATATACAAACAATTTCCTCCTTccattatcttaaaatatactTGCATATTTCAGCATACTAAAAGATCATGGACATAAGACCCaacaaagtaaaataaaagaaataaatagatACACCATAACCCCAACAAAGCATTGGATATAACTTTCATTGTACATATCTttgaacatttttctttatgaactttcttttaatatatcaacttgaaatttttataaatcGATCAAATCCAGAtatgttttatttggttttccAATCCTTTCAAACATACTTTAGAGTGTTTTCTCtctattgtttaattttgtcTTACAATTTATAAATTCCAATAAATCAATGCATTAATAAGATCACATTAGGTACCAAGTGATATTGAACTCAACCACCTTAAACTTGTGGATGAAAATATTGTGGTCAGAAGGAAACCTTCCTAAAGGTGATCATACAAGTTTCTCGATAGAGATTAGTCATCAGTAAAATCATTAAATACTCTATACCAATaacatgtaattaaaaaaataatgcaaaaggTAAAGTGTAGTATTGCAGCGAAAATTTGGATAAACACCCATTTTGGCATATAAAATTTGTGAGGCattgacaaattaatttttgaaagatgaaaattttgaatttaatttttgaatgtgCAAAAAGTGCGATAAATTAGTCAtttcgtttcctcttctttgtTATCCCAAGCCTTTGGGCTTGCGTGACACCTTTAGTGATGACATGACAGTTGATGAATGTTATGTGTCATTCATTTGACTCTAATGTGTCTAAAAGTTGAAATTGCAACTGAATTTCTGAACTTAACAATTTGTTGTCATTTTAGTTTCGAACTTAATCacttactaatatttttgtCCATGAACTTAATAATGTACTGTTATTTTGATCCTCGAAAgaacttttgaatttttaattaagtctcaCACTCCATGTAAGTTATTAGCATGATCATCATATTGTATCCCCTTACTTCAATTCCATATCCCTCATATTTTTCACCTTACTCTTCCACACTTTGTAGTTCatcttaattttcaaattcaccattTGCATGTAaagtttgtcatttttatttaattgaaacatCAATATTCATAggaaaataacacaagaaacatcttttaaaactatttttttcttaataaacatTGTATATCTTCTTTAAGaagttacattttattttattaatttttttcaaataacttC encodes the following:
- the LOC114371667 gene encoding uncharacterized protein LOC114371667, with amino-acid sequence MTEFEMTDLGKLSHFLGLEFNQVQKGMFMHQSRYALEVFKKFGMLNCNPSSTPAELGLKLEKDPEEELVDATEFRKLVGSLRYLCNSRPAIYFAVSLISRFMKKPRVSHMQAAKRVLRFIKGTIENGVLFPFEVKSGESDMFSYTDFDWKRDPE